The following DNA comes from Methylophilus sp. 5.
ACAAGTTGTAGTACTTTGGAGTTAAAAAATGATTTATTCAATCTGCGAAAAATACGCAGTAATGGCGAGTGCCTGCCTGATTGTGGCACCAATAGTAGTCAATGCTGAAGACTCATTGCCTGAAGTAAGTGTGACAGAAAAAGCCTTGGTTAAGAGCGGTGCCCAATCGCTGACTGTTCCAAATACTGCACAAGCGACAGTCGATATTCAACGCATACCTGGAGCTGTAGAAGTTGTACCAGATACAGCCTATAAGGGAGGGCCTGCACAGACAGTCAAAGATATGTTGGGATGGGTGCCTGGCATTTTCGCGCAATCCCGATATGGCGATGATGCACGTATCTCCATTCGAGGTTCGGGTCTTTCCCGCAATTATGGTAACCGTGGCATCAACATGTATATGGATGGCATCCCAATTAATACTGCTGACGGCTTGGTAGATAACTTTGAAATTGATCCAACGGCCTTCCGCTATATCGAGGTATACAAGGGCGCAAATGCGATGCGATATGGCGCGAATACCTTGGGCGGTGCAATCAACTATGTCACACCCACAGGTCGTGATGCAGATTTATTCGTTGGCCGTGTTGATATTGGCAGTTTTGGCTATAAAAGAGCACAAGCTAGTACAGGTGGTGTGAGTGGCCCATTGGATTATTTTATTACTGCTTCAGCACAAGAGTTTAATGGTTATCGCCAACATAGCGATGGTGACCAGCAGCGACTGAGCGGGAATTTAGGCTATCAATTCTCGCCGGATGCAGAGACGCGTTTCTATGTGAACTTGAATGCAATTGACCAACGCTTGCCAGGAGAAGTATCCAAAGCATCTGCTTTGCACTCACCTAGGACAGCCGCATCAGAATTCACCCGTGTAGATCAGCAGCGCAATATCAATTCTCAGCGTTTAGCCAATAAAACCACTCTGCGCTTCGGTTCAACCACTGTGGAACTTGGAGTATTTGGGGTCAATCGTCACGTAGACCATCCGATCTTTCAATACCTGGATTACACAGTGCGCGATTATGGCGGCTTTATACGTGCCACTGATGACAGCCAAATCAGCGGCTTTAATAATCGCTTAGTGGTCGGTGCCAATATACATAACGGGAAGATCGACAACGATCAGTACGTTAACCTAACCGGCGGCATCAAGGGAGCACTCGCTGCATCTAACATTGATAGGTCAAAGAATATCTCGGCTTATGCAGAGGATACCTTTTCATTCCTACCAAATGTAGCACTGGTGGCAGGCGTGCAATATCTACATGCAGAGCGTGACAGAAAAGACAGATTCCTGTCTGATGGAGACCAATCCGGTAGCCGTACATATGATCTTTTTAGTCCAAAGATTGGCCTGTTATGGGATGTAGATGCCTCATGGCAAGTATTCACGAATATTTCCCGTAGCGCTGAAATACCTACCTACGATGCGAATACCTTTGTCTCGACGGCCACCTCAGACCTGAATGCCCAAACGGCAACCACATACGAAATTGGCACACGCGGTACACGTCCCGATTTCACTTGGGATTTTGCGATTTACCATGCAGATATCAAAAACGAATTACAGTGTTTGACTACTGCGCCATGGGCACCTTGTTCTGTAGTGAATGCAGGGAAGACTCAGCATAGAGGTTTAGAGGCTGGTATTGGTTTGCCATTCCTGAAATCTACTTTTACACAAGGCGATACCTTCGTATTCAATGCTGCATATTCGCTTAATGACTTCCGCTTCGATAATGACCCTAATTACGGCAACAACCGTTTGCCCGGTGTGCCTAAGCATTTCTTAAGGTCAGAGGTCGTTTATAAACACCCGAATGGTTTTTATGCTGGACCTAATATCGAGTGGTCACCTAGTTCTTATTACGCTGACAATGTTAACTCCACCACTGTGGACAGATACATGTTGCTGAACTTAAGACTTGGTTATATGCAGGCCAAAGGTTGGTCAGGTTATTTAGAAGGAAGAAACCTTGCCGATAGACGCTATATCGCAAACGTTGCGATTGCTGGAACTGCAGACCCGACGATGGAAATATTTAACCCAGGCACTGGCCGTGCTGCTTATGCAGGGTTGCAATACAAGTGGTAGTTAAGCGTAATTAAATAGGTCAGCGTTCAACACTTAAGTAATTGCCAATCTCATGCTGATGATTCAGTTGAGGTTGGCATTTTTTATGCGTTTTTTTCGTCTTGGTTAAAACTTAGCAAATAATGCAATAATTTCTAACGCGGAATAATGTTTAGTTTGACGTGCGTAATGCCTGTTTGAGAAGAGATGGCATCGACGCATTTTTCTACTTCAGCAAGTTTGCCCTTTAGCATGACTGTTTCCATGCAATGCTCATGGTCTAAATGTACGTGCTGTGCAGCAATGAACACATGATGATGTGCATGCTGTTGTTAGGGGCAATTCAAACACTGTTACAACCTTTAGTTTTTCTCCCTCACCTGGCAGGCGCCATCCTAGGAAGTAGCCCTCATCAACCGAATTCAGCAGTATTTATTTCTGTACCTTTTATACAGTTTTATGGTTTATTTTTATTTATTTGCTGGTTAAAGACTCATCGGAAAAACAATGGTAGCGACTAGCCAAACAATCAGCGGCTAGCGGATACGACGGTAATCCCGGCTGAGATCATTAGCCATTTGTTGGCTTGACGTGAGTCCAGATACAACATTGTGAGACAGCTAGATTTCCCGCCTATACACTCGTGACTCTGTAATCGATCTGATTATCTGGAGGAGAAAACATAAGGTCAGAAAAGTAAAAAACACCTCTTAATTTGAGGTGTTTTTCAACAAATAAATCATAGCTTTATGATTTATTAAGCGCAGTTAACACCGACTGCAACACCCCAGGAAACTTTTGCTCAATCTCCGCCACTCTGAGCGCATTCATGTGCTCTGTGCCTTCAATTAAGGTTTCCACTAATCCGGCTGCGCGCAGGATTTTAAAGTGATGCGACATGCTGGATTTAGGGCGATTTAAATCCAGCTCACCGCATGTGAGTTTGCGGCCAGCATTAGCCAAACGGCCAACAATCTCAAGGCGCGTCGGGTCAGACAGGGCATACATGATGTCTGTCAGCTCTACTTGATCAATACTCGGATGCTTAATTTGCCGCATGTTTAAAATTTATCACAACGCTTGATATTATTCTATAGTTCGATTATATTCGAACATTAGAAGTTAACCTAAAACATAAAGTAGCGTGATGAATAAACAAAAATCGTCTCAAGGCATTCCCCTCGCCTTATATGCATTAATGGCCGGTGCGTTTGGCATAGGCACCACAGAGTTTGTGATTATGGGTTTGTTGCCCGAAGTCAGCCGCGACTTACAGGTCACTATTCCCATGGCAGGGCTCTTAATCAGTGGCTATGCCTTGGGTGTCGCCGTTGGCGCGCCGATTATGTCTATATTAATGGCCAAGTTTTCGCGCAAAAAGTCTTTGCTGTGGTTGATGGGTATATTTACGCTGGGCAACCTGATCTGCGCCATCGCGCCGGATTACACCACGCTGATGATCGCGAGAGTGGTGACTTCATTTGCGCATGGGACGTTTTTTGGCATAGGCGCAGTGGTGGCCACCAGCCTGGTGCCTAAAGACAAGCGCGCACTGGCGATTGCATTAATGTTTACCGGCCTCACAGTGGCCAATGTGATTGGCGTGCCTGCGGGCACCTGGTTGGGCCAATTGTTGGGTTGGCGATCAACCTTTTGGGCAGTGACCATGATAGGCCCGTTGGCGTTGGCAGCCATCTACTTTCTGGTGCCTAGTGACCATCATGCAGAAAAAGTGGCGGTTAAGTCTGAGATCAATGCCTTGTTGCAACCGCAGGTGATTGCCGGGTTACTGCTGACCATTATTGCGGATACCGGCTTGTTCGCTATCCTGACCTATGTCGCGCCGATTTTGACTGATGTGGCCCATTTTTCACCCGCCGCCATCTCGCCGGTATTTTTATTATTTGGCGTAGGCATGGTGATTGGCAACATCATTGGCGCCAAGCTTGCAGATATCAACCTCGATAAAACACTGATAGGTGCGTTGATGTTCATCATCGCCACTTTGGCCTCGTTCTCGCTGTTTTCGCATAACCAGATTGCAGTCGTCAGCCTGGTTGGCTTACTCGGCATTGCGGGCTTTGCGATGGTGCCGTCACTACAGATAAAAATCCTCGAAAAAGCCAGTGGTGCCCCTACCCTGGCCTCTGCCATGAACATCGGCGCCTTCAATGTGGGTAATGCCGCAGGCGCCTGGGTCGGTGGGCTGGTGATTTCCTCAGGATTAGGGCTCACCTCGATAGGCTGGATTGCCGCCTGCATTGTATTTGTCGGACTCGTATTGGCGGTGGTCGAACTACGACTGGTTTCAAGCCGCCCTCATTCAACACCTGCGTAAATACGCTTTAACTATAAAAGGACCATCATGGCTGACTTATTTTCAAGCTACCAATTAAAAGATGTCACTCTCAGAAACCGCATTGCGATTCCGCCCATGTGCCAATATATGGCCGAAGATGGCGTGGTAAATGACTGGCATTTGGCGCATTACACCACCCTCGCCCGTGGTGGCAGCGGTTTGGTGATTGTAGAAGCCACTGGCGTTGCGCCAGAAGGCCGCATTACCCCGGGCTGCCT
Coding sequences within:
- a CDS encoding TonB-dependent receptor; translation: MIYSICEKYAVMASACLIVAPIVVNAEDSLPEVSVTEKALVKSGAQSLTVPNTAQATVDIQRIPGAVEVVPDTAYKGGPAQTVKDMLGWVPGIFAQSRYGDDARISIRGSGLSRNYGNRGINMYMDGIPINTADGLVDNFEIDPTAFRYIEVYKGANAMRYGANTLGGAINYVTPTGRDADLFVGRVDIGSFGYKRAQASTGGVSGPLDYFITASAQEFNGYRQHSDGDQQRLSGNLGYQFSPDAETRFYVNLNAIDQRLPGEVSKASALHSPRTAASEFTRVDQQRNINSQRLANKTTLRFGSTTVELGVFGVNRHVDHPIFQYLDYTVRDYGGFIRATDDSQISGFNNRLVVGANIHNGKIDNDQYVNLTGGIKGALAASNIDRSKNISAYAEDTFSFLPNVALVAGVQYLHAERDRKDRFLSDGDQSGSRTYDLFSPKIGLLWDVDASWQVFTNISRSAEIPTYDANTFVSTATSDLNAQTATTYEIGTRGTRPDFTWDFAIYHADIKNELQCLTTAPWAPCSVVNAGKTQHRGLEAGIGLPFLKSTFTQGDTFVFNAAYSLNDFRFDNDPNYGNNRLPGVPKHFLRSEVVYKHPNGFYAGPNIEWSPSSYYADNVNSTTVDRYMLLNLRLGYMQAKGWSGYLEGRNLADRRYIANVAIAGTADPTMEIFNPGTGRAAYAGLQYKW
- a CDS encoding helix-turn-helix transcriptional regulator, translating into MRQIKHPSIDQVELTDIMYALSDPTRLEIVGRLANAGRKLTCGELDLNRPKSSMSHHFKILRAAGLVETLIEGTEHMNALRVAEIEQKFPGVLQSVLTALNKS
- a CDS encoding MFS transporter, which produces MNKQKSSQGIPLALYALMAGAFGIGTTEFVIMGLLPEVSRDLQVTIPMAGLLISGYALGVAVGAPIMSILMAKFSRKKSLLWLMGIFTLGNLICAIAPDYTTLMIARVVTSFAHGTFFGIGAVVATSLVPKDKRALAIALMFTGLTVANVIGVPAGTWLGQLLGWRSTFWAVTMIGPLALAAIYFLVPSDHHAEKVAVKSEINALLQPQVIAGLLLTIIADTGLFAILTYVAPILTDVAHFSPAAISPVFLLFGVGMVIGNIIGAKLADINLDKTLIGALMFIIATLASFSLFSHNQIAVVSLVGLLGIAGFAMVPSLQIKILEKASGAPTLASAMNIGAFNVGNAAGAWVGGLVISSGLGLTSIGWIAACIVFVGLVLAVVELRLVSSRPHSTPA